Proteins co-encoded in one Streptomyces sp. NBC_01571 genomic window:
- a CDS encoding cytochrome ubiquinol oxidase subunit I: MLHPVSKAMAAVGDPSQMLPAREQMAFTLGFHIILVPFGVALTALMLIAHYRGLRHGDGDALRLARRWSKVAAVLFAVGAITGTVLSFELGILWPGLMGDYGAAFGMPFAVEGLFFFLEAIFVSIYLYGWNRLPPWAHFWTGVPVVLASLGGAAAVIAANSWMNQPGGITLRDGHVTAVRPLRVFFNGAFWYETVHMLLAAYIVAGFTVAGVYAAGMLKGRRDRHHRLGFLIGFLVAAAAIPVQIVVGDTVAREVFKEEPAKFAAIELLPATDDHVAENVGGFLVDGKVRYGLPIPDMASILAGFTPSTEIRGLEAIPAGVRPTDRSVTIVHLAFDVMVGTTFLMLGLVLWFAWLWWRGRTMPTNRWFLRGAALSGLVAVVCLESGWVVTEVGRQPWTVVGLLLTRQAVTTQGNLWPLFGATVVLYAAVGIGAVLVLRAMARRWRTEGDETVYVPYGPEQPHVTSGAAGEDR, translated from the coding sequence GTGTTGCATCCAGTGAGCAAGGCCATGGCGGCCGTCGGAGACCCCTCGCAGATGCTCCCCGCCCGGGAGCAGATGGCGTTCACTCTCGGCTTCCACATCATCCTGGTGCCCTTCGGTGTCGCCCTGACCGCGCTCATGCTCATCGCTCACTACCGGGGGCTGCGCCACGGCGACGGCGACGCCCTGCGGCTGGCCAGACGATGGTCGAAGGTGGCCGCCGTGCTCTTCGCGGTGGGGGCGATCACCGGTACGGTCCTGTCGTTCGAACTCGGCATCCTGTGGCCCGGTCTGATGGGCGACTACGGAGCCGCCTTCGGGATGCCGTTCGCGGTCGAGGGCCTCTTCTTCTTCCTCGAAGCGATCTTCGTCTCGATCTATCTCTACGGCTGGAACCGGCTTCCGCCCTGGGCCCACTTCTGGACGGGAGTTCCGGTCGTGCTGGCCAGCCTCGGCGGTGCGGCGGCCGTCATCGCGGCCAACAGCTGGATGAACCAACCCGGCGGGATCACCCTGCGCGACGGCCATGTCACCGCCGTACGGCCGCTGCGAGTCTTCTTCAACGGAGCGTTCTGGTACGAGACCGTGCACATGCTCCTCGCCGCCTACATCGTGGCCGGCTTCACGGTCGCCGGCGTGTACGCCGCCGGCATGCTCAAAGGACGCCGGGACCGCCACCACCGGCTGGGATTCCTCATCGGCTTCCTGGTCGCGGCGGCGGCCATCCCGGTGCAGATCGTCGTCGGCGACACGGTGGCACGCGAGGTGTTCAAGGAAGAGCCCGCCAAATTCGCGGCGATCGAACTCCTGCCCGCGACCGATGACCACGTGGCGGAGAACGTCGGCGGGTTCCTGGTGGACGGCAAGGTCAGGTACGGCCTGCCCATCCCGGACATGGCGTCGATCCTCGCGGGCTTCACCCCCTCGACCGAGATCAGGGGCCTGGAGGCCATCCCGGCCGGGGTGCGGCCCACCGACCGCAGCGTCACCATCGTGCACCTGGCCTTCGACGTGATGGTCGGCACCACCTTCCTCATGCTCGGCCTGGTCCTCTGGTTCGCCTGGCTGTGGTGGCGGGGACGGACGATGCCCACCAACCGCTGGTTCCTGCGGGGCGCCGCTCTCAGCGGCCTCGTCGCCGTCGTCTGCCTGGAGAGCGGCTGGGTCGTCACCGAGGTCGGCCGTCAGCCCTGGACCGTGGTCGGGCTGCTGCTGACGAGGCAGGCGGTGACGACGCAGGGCAACCTGTGGCCGCTGTTCGGGGCGACCGTCGTCCTGTACGCGGCGGTCGGCATCGGTGCCGTCCTGGTCCTGCGCGCCATGGCCCGGCGCTGGCGGACCGAGGGCGACGAGACCGTCTACGTTCCCTACGGACCCGAGCAGCCCCACGTCACGTCCGGCGCGGCAGGAGAAGACCGATGA
- a CDS encoding SpoIIE family protein phosphatase: MQAHETWFTLTEEGGVTDWTRAAAAATGIAASDAEGSSAGQLLGRLLGPDSDRAFNLEVGRDTDDGVIHVWPVRHRPEDTMGSVFDESVAGLEIYDLGLTVLRSNPAALALRGLPADQVVNRPVADLGPGLPLTPLLDQVLTGCLPALSREIRGHDRKGGSHTYHVTAYLLHGVCHEPVGIATVIHDVTERVRTQAAADLLALARGRIGTTLDATRTAQELAEVAVRDFADVASVDLLDSVLRGDEPPEPPVDADVPLRRAAFEGVAHMRGVYAVGEPSRFVYPTPYTQVLADLAPRLIDPHSTPSDWLMHDGARAGALQRAGVHSMIIAPLAVHGRVLGLACFYRGPRHPEPFTTDDVPLAAELADNAAIHIENARRYIREHTLAISLQRSLLPRVMPTVSAVSTCHFHLPGTGQALWFDVIELSSARIGLAIGQIPDQGLAAAATVGRLRTAVSTLAVLDLPPDELLAHLDDAAQRIAREKSSPESCGAAHACCQYGVYDPVDGHLTMASAGWPPPLITPMAGATPESLEHIVGPPLGNHASYESVDIPLVPESLLTLYSPSLLGTGPQADQRLSRLREISARPTADPKATCDAIVYSLLREPPPDGVAVLAIRTHRLARDQVASWRFPPEASSVADCRHRVRGQLERWGLGSHAFTAEMVVSELVTNVIRHATGTATVRLIRDQSLTLEVSDGATTAPHLRHARIQDEDGRGLLIVAALTDRWGTRYTEDGKTVWTEEPLP; the protein is encoded by the coding sequence ATGCAGGCGCACGAGACGTGGTTCACGCTCACCGAGGAAGGCGGCGTCACCGACTGGACGCGGGCGGCCGCCGCGGCGACGGGAATCGCGGCCTCCGACGCCGAAGGCAGTTCGGCGGGCCAACTCCTCGGCCGGCTGCTCGGACCCGACTCGGACCGCGCCTTCAACCTCGAGGTGGGACGCGACACGGACGACGGCGTCATCCACGTGTGGCCCGTCCGGCACAGGCCCGAGGACACGATGGGTTCCGTCTTCGATGAGTCCGTCGCGGGTCTCGAGATATACGACCTGGGCCTCACTGTGCTGAGATCCAACCCCGCCGCCCTGGCGCTGCGTGGTCTGCCCGCCGATCAGGTCGTCAACCGACCGGTGGCGGACCTCGGGCCCGGTCTCCCCCTCACCCCGCTCCTCGACCAGGTCCTCACCGGCTGTCTGCCGGCGCTCAGCCGAGAGATCCGGGGACACGACCGCAAGGGCGGCTCGCACACTTACCACGTGACCGCCTACCTTCTCCACGGGGTCTGCCACGAACCCGTCGGCATCGCCACCGTCATCCACGACGTCACCGAGCGGGTCCGGACGCAGGCGGCAGCGGACCTTCTCGCCCTGGCCCGCGGGAGGATCGGGACCACCCTCGACGCCACCCGCACCGCCCAGGAACTCGCCGAGGTCGCCGTCAGGGACTTCGCGGACGTCGCCTCCGTCGACCTGCTCGACTCCGTGTTGCGGGGGGACGAACCTCCCGAGCCACCCGTCGACGCCGATGTACCCCTGCGCCGGGCGGCGTTCGAGGGAGTCGCCCACATGAGGGGCGTGTACGCGGTCGGCGAGCCCAGCCGATTCGTGTACCCCACTCCCTACACGCAGGTGCTCGCCGATCTCGCGCCGCGCCTGATCGACCCGCACTCCACACCGTCCGACTGGCTGATGCACGACGGCGCGCGGGCCGGAGCGCTGCAACGCGCCGGCGTCCACTCGATGATCATCGCGCCGTTGGCCGTCCATGGCCGGGTCCTGGGACTCGCCTGTTTCTACCGCGGCCCCCGGCACCCGGAACCCTTCACGACCGACGATGTCCCGCTGGCAGCCGAGTTGGCCGACAACGCGGCCATCCACATCGAGAACGCCCGCCGCTACATCCGTGAGCACACCCTCGCCATCAGCCTGCAGCGCAGCCTGCTGCCCAGGGTGATGCCGACGGTCTCCGCGGTCAGCACGTGCCACTTCCACCTTCCGGGAACCGGCCAGGCCCTCTGGTTCGACGTCATCGAACTGTCCAGCGCCCGTATCGGTCTCGCCATCGGCCAGATTCCCGATCAGGGGCTGGCCGCGGCGGCCACCGTGGGGAGACTGCGTACGGCTGTGTCGACGCTCGCCGTGCTGGACCTGCCTCCCGACGAACTGCTGGCCCACCTGGACGACGCAGCGCAGCGCATCGCCCGCGAAAAGTCCTCACCCGAGTCCTGCGGAGCGGCTCACGCGTGCTGCCAGTACGGCGTCTACGACCCCGTGGACGGACACCTCACCATGGCCAGCGCCGGCTGGCCACCGCCGTTGATCACCCCGATGGCGGGGGCGACCCCGGAGAGCCTCGAGCACATCGTCGGACCGCCTCTGGGAAACCACGCCAGCTACGAAAGCGTCGACATCCCTCTCGTGCCGGAGAGCCTGCTCACGCTCTATTCCCCCTCGCTGCTGGGCACCGGCCCGCAGGCCGACCAACGGCTTTCCCGGCTGCGGGAGATCAGCGCCCGTCCGACCGCCGACCCCAAGGCCACCTGCGACGCCATCGTGTACAGCCTGCTGCGCGAGCCGCCGCCGGACGGTGTCGCCGTGCTCGCGATCCGCACCCACCGCCTCGCCCGCGACCAGGTCGCCTCGTGGCGGTTTCCCCCGGAGGCCTCGTCCGTCGCCGATTGCCGGCACCGGGTCCGCGGACAGCTGGAGCGCTGGGGACTGGGCTCGCACGCGTTCACGGCGGAGATGGTCGTCAGCGAACTCGTCACCAACGTCATCCGCCACGCCACCGGCACGGCCACGGTGCGGCTGATCCGGGACCAGTCGCTGACCCTGGAAGTCTCCGACGGGGCCACGACCGCCCCCCATCTCCGGCACGCCCGCATCCAGGACGAGGACGGCCGCGGTCTGCTCATCGTCGCCGCCCTCACCGACCGTTGGGGCACCCGCTACACCGAGGACGGCAAGACGGTGTGGACCGAGGAGCCCCTGCCCTGA